A stretch of Streptomyces vietnamensis DNA encodes these proteins:
- a CDS encoding glycerophosphodiester phosphodiesterase — MTHARQHTNRVPLQVVAHRGASEDAPEHTLAAYVKAIEDGADALECDVRLTADGHLVCVHDRRVDRTSNGRGAVSALELADLAALDFGTWKGRDDSGEIPDWKDPGYTSVLTLERLLELVSDAGRRIELAIETKHPTRWRGQVEEKLLQLLKRFGLDAPASPADSPVRVMSFSARSLYRIAAAAPTLPTVSLAQFVSPRLRDGRLPAGARIAGPSIRIVRHHPAVILRLQKAGHQVHVWTVDEAEDVELCERLGVDAIITNRPKQVLAQLGRD; from the coding sequence GTGACCCACGCACGGCAGCACACGAACCGCGTTCCCCTCCAGGTCGTCGCCCACCGCGGAGCATCCGAGGACGCACCGGAACACACCCTGGCCGCCTATGTGAAGGCCATCGAGGACGGCGCCGACGCCCTGGAGTGCGACGTCCGGCTCACCGCCGACGGCCACCTCGTCTGCGTCCACGACCGGCGCGTCGACCGCACCTCCAACGGCCGCGGCGCCGTCTCCGCGCTCGAACTCGCCGATCTCGCCGCCCTCGACTTCGGCACCTGGAAGGGCCGCGACGACTCCGGCGAGATCCCCGACTGGAAGGACCCCGGGTACACCTCCGTCCTCACCCTCGAACGCCTCCTGGAGCTGGTCTCCGACGCCGGGCGCCGGATCGAGCTGGCCATCGAGACCAAGCACCCCACCCGGTGGCGGGGCCAGGTCGAGGAGAAGCTGCTCCAGCTCCTCAAGCGTTTCGGCCTGGACGCGCCCGCGTCCCCCGCCGACTCCCCCGTACGCGTCATGAGCTTCTCGGCCCGTTCCCTGTACCGGATCGCCGCCGCCGCGCCGACGCTGCCCACCGTCTCGCTCGCCCAGTTCGTCTCGCCCCGGCTGCGCGACGGACGGCTCCCCGCGGGCGCGCGCATCGCGGGCCCGTCGATCCGGATCGTCCGGCACCATCCCGCGGTGATCCTGCGGCTCCAGAAGGCCGGGCACCAGGTCCACGTCTGGACGGTGGACGAGGCCGAGGACGTCGAACTCTGCGAGCGCCTGGGCGTGGACGCGATCATCACCAACCGTCCGAAGCAGGTGCTCGCCCAGCTGGGCCGCGACTGA
- a CDS encoding antitoxin translates to MSVMDKLKQMLKGHEDQAGTGIDKAGDFVDDKTQGKYSSQVDTAQEKLKEQLGNDREQTGGPE, encoded by the coding sequence ATGTCTGTGATGGACAAGCTCAAGCAGATGCTGAAGGGTCACGAGGATCAGGCTGGAACCGGTATCGACAAGGCCGGTGACTTCGTGGACGACAAGACCCAGGGCAAGTACAGCAGCCAGGTCGACACGGCCCAGGAGAAGCTCAAGGAGCAGCTGGGGAACGACCGCGAGCAGACCGGCGGGCCCGAGTAG
- a CDS encoding MaoC family dehydratase — MKPGDELPPLRIPITRTLIVAGAVASRDYQDVHHDAELAREKGSPDIFMNILTTNGLVGRYVTDHFGPRAVLRKVAIRLGAPNYPGDTMVLTGTVTEVAEGADGDTASVRVVGANGIGHHVTGTVTVEVPR, encoded by the coding sequence ATGAAGCCCGGGGACGAGCTGCCGCCGCTGCGGATACCGATCACCCGCACCCTGATCGTCGCCGGGGCCGTCGCCTCCCGCGACTACCAGGACGTGCACCACGACGCCGAACTGGCCCGGGAGAAGGGCTCTCCGGACATCTTCATGAACATCCTCACCACCAACGGGCTCGTCGGCCGGTACGTCACCGACCACTTCGGCCCCCGGGCCGTCCTCCGCAAGGTCGCCATCCGGCTCGGCGCCCCCAACTACCCCGGGGACACCATGGTCCTGACCGGGACGGTCACCGAGGTGGCCGAAGGGGCGGACGGGGACACGGCGAGCGTCCGGGTCGTCGGCGCCAACGGGATCGGCCACCACGTCACCGGGACGGTCACCGTGGAGGTGCCGCGATGA
- a CDS encoding O-acetyl-ADP-ribose deacetylase, translating to MRVVLVQGDITAEAVDAVVNAANSSLLGGGGVDGAIHRRGGPEILAACQDLRRSHYGKGLPTGQAVATTAGRLPARYVIHTVGPVWSRDEDRSELLASCYRESLRVADELGARTVAFPAISTGIYGWPMADGARIAVETVRAARTEVEEVRFVLFDAAAYAAFEAAVGDAA from the coding sequence ATGCGCGTCGTACTCGTCCAGGGGGACATCACCGCCGAGGCGGTGGACGCGGTGGTCAACGCCGCGAACTCCTCGCTCCTCGGGGGCGGGGGAGTCGACGGAGCCATTCACCGGCGGGGCGGGCCGGAGATCCTCGCCGCCTGCCAGGACCTGCGGCGGTCGCACTACGGCAAGGGGCTGCCGACCGGGCAGGCCGTGGCGACCACGGCCGGACGGCTGCCGGCCCGGTACGTGATCCACACGGTCGGCCCGGTCTGGTCGCGGGACGAGGACCGCTCCGAGCTGCTGGCCTCCTGCTACCGGGAATCGCTGCGGGTCGCCGACGAGTTGGGGGCCCGTACGGTCGCCTTCCCGGCCATCTCCACCGGGATCTACGGCTGGCCGATGGCGGACGGCGCCCGGATCGCCGTGGAGACGGTACGGGCGGCCCGTACCGAGGTCGAGGAGGTCCGCTTCGTCCTCTTCGACGCGGCGGCGTACGCGGCTTTCGAGGCTGCCGTGGGAGATGCCGCGTAG
- a CDS encoding acyl-CoA dehydrogenase family protein — MDFTPTEEQEAARELAGRIFADLATHERLRAAGTGTDAELWKALCAAGLPGAVEETGLLGLVLLLEEQGRRTAQVPFAASCVYGILAVARHGTEEQRARLLPGLRDGTTVVTGAFPAPGSVSSRAGRLSGAVEWVPWLRDATHVLVPDGGRALWLVRTEDAAAVEAVELTAPWAAARLVLDGTPGERLGGTGTGTGIGTGTGGGAGAHDDVLAAARIAFAGLQAGVCAGSLARAVEHTSVREQFGRPLSTHQAVQLRAADAHMDTEAIRVTAYEAAWRFDEGLDAAGAALTAAWWASEAGKRVVHAGQHLHGGMGADLDHPVHRHFLWGRQLDAYLGCGTELLAELGDLLAEGDL; from the coding sequence ATGGACTTCACCCCCACCGAGGAGCAGGAGGCCGCCCGGGAGCTCGCCGGGCGGATCTTCGCCGACCTCGCGACCCACGAGCGGCTCCGGGCCGCCGGGACCGGCACCGACGCCGAGCTGTGGAAGGCGCTCTGCGCGGCCGGACTCCCGGGCGCCGTCGAGGAGACCGGCCTGCTCGGCCTGGTCCTGCTCCTGGAGGAGCAGGGGCGCAGGACGGCGCAGGTGCCGTTCGCCGCGAGCTGTGTGTACGGGATCCTCGCCGTCGCCCGGCACGGTACGGAGGAGCAGCGCGCCCGGCTCCTGCCCGGCCTCCGCGACGGTACGACGGTGGTGACGGGCGCGTTCCCGGCACCGGGATCCGTCTCCTCACGCGCCGGGCGGCTCAGCGGGGCCGTGGAGTGGGTGCCGTGGCTCAGGGACGCCACCCACGTCCTCGTACCGGACGGGGGCCGGGCCCTGTGGCTCGTCCGCACCGAGGACGCGGCCGCCGTCGAGGCCGTCGAGCTCACCGCGCCCTGGGCCGCCGCCCGGCTCGTCCTCGACGGGACGCCGGGGGAGCGCCTCGGCGGGACCGGGACCGGCACCGGGATCGGGACCGGGACCGGGGGCGGGGCCGGGGCCCACGACGACGTGCTCGCCGCCGCGCGGATCGCCTTCGCCGGGCTCCAGGCCGGGGTGTGCGCCGGGTCCCTCGCCAGGGCCGTGGAGCACACCTCCGTACGCGAGCAGTTCGGGCGGCCGCTCTCGACCCACCAGGCGGTGCAACTGCGCGCCGCCGACGCCCACATGGACACCGAGGCCATCCGGGTCACCGCCTACGAGGCCGCCTGGCGCTTCGACGAGGGACTCGACGCCGCCGGGGCGGCCCTGACCGCCGCCTGGTGGGCCTCCGAGGCGGGCAAGCGGGTCGTGCACGCCGGACAGCACCTCCACGGCGGCATGGGCGCGGACCTCGACCACCCCGTCCACCGGCACTTCCTGTGGGGCCGGCAGCTCGACGCGTACCTCGGCTGCGGCACCGAACTCCTCGCCGAACTCGGCGACCTGCTCGCGGAAGGGGACCTGTGA
- a CDS encoding DUF1906 domain-containing protein, whose protein sequence is MSTRTPPAPEAVPAPAPGAAPAPGAVPALASGAGLAPLPTTPVRPRSAPPPGARARAVVAALMVALAGTVLLNAPPPPPSGAVASGASGASGAPGESGASVASGAPAPATATRSMAGAGAPGAAAATPVTFSGKAFDTCEAPSLAVMRAWRGSPYGAVGIYFGGRGRGCPVQKELTPAWVASAHAMGWRLLPLFVGSQAPCVDSLAKRKFAIGSNPTSQGTKEGGDAVRAAQAFGIGPNSPLYLDIEAYRRGDTSCAATTLAFVRAWNREVKRLGYLPGFYSSAETGVRDMETQRKAGTKDLPDVMWFARWRGVPALLTESVLHPEAWTPHARIHQYAGNVTETYGGRTLAIDRNALDAPVARVAAPARFAARVPVPLSFVAGRHP, encoded by the coding sequence ATGAGCACACGCACGCCGCCGGCCCCCGAAGCCGTCCCCGCGCCCGCACCCGGAGCCGCCCCCGCGCCCGGAGCCGTTCCCGCACTCGCATCCGGAGCCGGCCTCGCGCCCCTCCCGACCACACCGGTCCGTCCGCGCTCCGCGCCGCCTCCCGGGGCGCGGGCGCGGGCCGTGGTCGCCGCCCTGATGGTGGCGCTGGCCGGGACGGTCCTCCTGAACGCCCCGCCCCCGCCGCCGTCGGGGGCCGTCGCGTCCGGGGCGTCCGGGGCGTCCGGGGCGCCCGGGGAGTCCGGGGCATCCGTCGCGTCCGGGGCGCCCGCCCCCGCCACGGCGACCCGCTCCATGGCCGGGGCCGGGGCCCCCGGGGCAGCCGCCGCCACCCCCGTCACCTTTTCCGGCAAGGCCTTCGACACCTGTGAGGCGCCGTCCCTCGCCGTCATGAGGGCCTGGCGGGGGTCGCCGTACGGGGCCGTCGGGATCTACTTCGGCGGGCGCGGGCGGGGCTGTCCCGTGCAGAAGGAGCTCACCCCCGCCTGGGTCGCCTCCGCCCACGCCATGGGCTGGCGGCTGCTGCCGCTCTTCGTCGGCTCCCAGGCGCCGTGCGTGGACTCCCTCGCCAAGCGGAAGTTCGCCATCGGCAGCAACCCCACGAGCCAGGGCACCAAGGAGGGAGGCGACGCGGTACGGGCGGCGCAGGCCTTCGGGATCGGTCCGAACAGCCCGCTCTACCTGGACATCGAGGCGTACCGGCGGGGCGACACGAGCTGCGCCGCGACCACCCTCGCCTTCGTCCGCGCCTGGAACCGGGAGGTGAAGCGCCTCGGCTACCTCCCCGGCTTCTACAGCAGCGCCGAGACGGGGGTGCGGGACATGGAGACGCAGCGGAAGGCGGGGACGAAGGACCTGCCGGACGTGATGTGGTTCGCGCGCTGGCGGGGGGTGCCGGCGCTGCTCACCGAGTCGGTGCTGCACCCGGAGGCCTGGACGCCGCACGCCCGGATCCACCAGTACGCGGGCAACGTCACCGAGACGTACGGCGGGCGCACCCTCGCGATCGACCGCAACGCACTGGACGCGCCCGTCGCCCGCGTCGCCGCCCCCGCCCGCTTCGCGGCCCGCGTCCCCGTCCCCCTGTCGTTCGTGGCGGGCCGGCACCCCTGA
- a CDS encoding acyl-CoA dehydrogenase family protein — MHLAPTERQLRLRAELRAYFRDVMPDGPPPATDTAAQRRLLRRIGDDGLLGLGWPEEYGGQGRGPDEQFVFFDEAYRAGAPVSMVTLNTVGPTLMAYGTEEQKAFFLPRILRGEAVFAIGYSEPEAGTDLASLRTRAVRDGSDWLIDGQKIFTSNAQNADWIWLACRTDPDAPPHRGISIVLVPTDSPGFSWTPIETVGGLTTTATYYDGIRVPAGNLVGPEHGGWGLITSQLNHERVALAAIGMQAEDFFAAVLDRARTPDPVTGRRRIDEPWVRIRAAEAHARLAATRLLNWRLVGDVGAGRLAPGDASGVKFAGTESAVEVYRICQEIAGGAGTVRAGSPGEFDGGELERMNRAAQINTFGGGVSEVQREIVARMRLGMKARGRR; from the coding sequence GTGCACCTCGCCCCGACCGAGCGGCAGCTGCGGCTGCGCGCCGAACTCCGCGCTTACTTCCGGGACGTGATGCCCGACGGCCCGCCGCCCGCCACCGACACCGCCGCCCAGCGGCGGCTGCTCCGCCGGATCGGCGACGACGGGCTCCTCGGCCTCGGCTGGCCCGAGGAGTACGGGGGGCAGGGCCGCGGGCCCGACGAGCAGTTCGTCTTCTTCGACGAGGCGTACCGTGCGGGCGCCCCCGTCTCGATGGTCACCCTCAACACCGTCGGCCCCACGCTCATGGCGTACGGCACCGAGGAGCAGAAGGCCTTCTTCCTGCCCCGGATCCTGCGCGGCGAGGCCGTCTTCGCCATCGGCTACAGCGAACCCGAGGCCGGCACCGACCTCGCCTCCCTCCGGACCCGCGCGGTCCGCGACGGATCCGACTGGCTGATCGACGGGCAGAAGATCTTCACCTCCAACGCCCAGAACGCCGACTGGATCTGGCTCGCCTGCCGCACCGACCCCGACGCGCCGCCGCACCGGGGCATCTCCATCGTCCTCGTCCCCACCGACTCCCCCGGTTTCTCCTGGACCCCGATCGAGACGGTGGGCGGACTGACGACGACCGCCACGTACTACGACGGGATACGCGTCCCCGCGGGCAACCTCGTCGGGCCCGAGCACGGCGGCTGGGGCCTCATCACCAGCCAGCTCAACCACGAGCGGGTCGCGCTCGCCGCGATCGGCATGCAGGCCGAGGACTTCTTCGCGGCCGTCCTCGACCGGGCGCGCACCCCCGATCCGGTGACGGGCCGGCGCCGCATCGACGAGCCGTGGGTCCGGATCAGGGCCGCCGAAGCGCACGCCCGGCTGGCCGCGACCCGCCTGCTGAACTGGCGTCTGGTGGGTGACGTGGGGGCCGGCCGGCTGGCCCCGGGGGACGCGAGCGGCGTGAAGTTCGCCGGTACCGAATCGGCGGTGGAGGTGTACCGCATCTGCCAGGAGATCGCCGGTGGGGCGGGGACGGTGCGGGCGGGATCGCCGGGGGAGTTCGACGGCGGTGAGCTGGAGCGGATGAACCGGGCCGCGCAGATCAACACCTTCGGGGGAGGAGTGAGCGAGGTGCAGCGCGAGATCGTCGCGAGGATGCGGCTCGGCATGAAGGCGAGGGGGCGGCGGTGA
- a CDS encoding S1C family serine protease, giving the protein MSTENEGTPDPADPAVPSAPQTPPVPPKPTAAQPADEPTTIQAPIQAAPDQTQTQPEPQAQAQDQTQTQTQTQPQPQAQAPAPEPVAAAAAPAGGWPPPPPAVPAWGAPNPSAYPAPAAPRRRTGGLVAAVLVAALVGGGIGGGVGYWAAERGDNGFSSTTVSSGQAPASFKRDPGTVAAVAAKALPSVVTIQAKSGGQDGEGGTGTGFVYDQEGHIVTNNHVVASAADGGTLSVTFSDGKTYDAEVVGRAEGYDVAVLKLKDAPKGLTPLPLGDSDKVAVGDSTIAIGAPFGLSNTVTTGIVSAKNRPVASGDGSGGSNSYMSALQTDASINPGNSGGPLLDASGAVIGINSAIQSTSGGFGQSQAGSIGLGFAIPVNQAKNVAQQLIKTGKPVYPVIGATVNMNDKGQGATIAGQGSGGTPSVTPDGPAAKAGLKAGDVITGFGDHPIDSGRTLISEIWTYKPGDSVKITYERDGKTATTTVTLGERTGDS; this is encoded by the coding sequence GTGAGCACCGAGAACGAGGGCACGCCGGACCCGGCGGACCCGGCTGTCCCGTCCGCCCCGCAAACGCCTCCCGTACCCCCGAAGCCGACGGCCGCCCAGCCCGCGGACGAGCCGACGACGATCCAGGCCCCGATCCAAGCGGCTCCGGACCAGACCCAGACCCAGCCCGAGCCCCAGGCCCAGGCCCAGGATCAGACCCAGACCCAGACCCAGACCCAGCCCCAGCCCCAGGCCCAGGCCCCCGCCCCCGAGCCGGTCGCGGCCGCCGCCGCCCCCGCCGGTGGCTGGCCCCCGCCCCCGCCGGCCGTCCCGGCCTGGGGCGCCCCGAACCCGTCCGCGTACCCCGCCCCCGCGGCACCGCGCAGACGGACCGGCGGCCTCGTGGCGGCCGTGCTCGTCGCGGCGCTCGTCGGCGGCGGCATCGGCGGCGGCGTCGGCTACTGGGCGGCCGAGCGCGGGGACAACGGCTTCAGCTCGACGACGGTCTCCTCGGGCCAGGCCCCGGCCTCGTTCAAGCGCGACCCGGGGACGGTCGCGGCGGTCGCGGCGAAGGCCCTGCCGAGCGTGGTCACCATCCAGGCGAAGTCCGGCGGCCAGGACGGCGAGGGCGGTACGGGCACGGGCTTCGTCTACGACCAGGAAGGCCACATCGTCACCAACAACCACGTGGTGGCGTCGGCGGCGGACGGCGGCACGCTGTCCGTGACGTTCTCGGACGGCAAGACGTACGACGCGGAGGTCGTCGGCCGGGCCGAGGGCTACGACGTGGCCGTACTGAAGCTGAAGGACGCCCCGAAGGGGCTGACGCCGCTGCCGCTCGGGGACTCCGACAAGGTGGCGGTCGGCGACTCGACGATCGCGATCGGCGCGCCGTTCGGCCTGTCCAACACGGTGACGACGGGCATCGTCAGCGCCAAGAACCGCCCGGTCGCCTCGGGCGACGGCTCCGGCGGCAGCAACTCGTACATGAGCGCGCTGCAGACGGACGCCTCGATCAACCCGGGCAACTCCGGCGGGCCGCTGCTCGACGCGAGCGGCGCGGTGATCGGCATCAACTCGGCCATCCAGTCGACCAGCGGCGGCTTCGGCCAGTCCCAGGCGGGCTCGATCGGCCTCGGCTTCGCGATCCCGGTCAACCAGGCGAAGAACGTGGCCCAGCAGCTGATCAAGACGGGCAAGCCGGTGTACCCGGTGATCGGCGCGACCGTGAACATGAACGACAAGGGCCAGGGCGCGACGATCGCCGGCCAGGGCTCCGGCGGCACGCCCTCGGTCACGCCCGACGGCCCGGCGGCGAAGGCGGGCCTGAAGGCCGGCGACGTGATCACGGGCTTCGGCGACCACCCGATCGACAGCGGCCGCACCCTGATCAGCGAGATCTGGACGTACAAGCCGGGCGACTCGGTGAAGATCACCTACGAGCGCGACGGCAAGACCGCGACGACCACGGTCACCCTCGGCGAACGCACCGGCGACAGCTGA
- a CDS encoding lipid-transfer protein has product MSVRGRDTLGGRAAVVGIGATEFSKDSGRSELSLAVEAVRAALDDAGLTPADVDGLVTFTMDTNPEITVAQASGIGELSFFSRVHYGGGAACATVQQAALAVASGIAEVVVCYRAFNERSGRRFGSGVQQREPSAEGAALGWQLPFGLLTPASWVAMAAQRYLHAYGLTPDAFGHVAVTDRKYAATNPAAYFHGKPITLADHAASRWIVEPLRLLDCCQETDGGQAIVVTSVERARDLPRPPAVILAAAQGAGRKQEAMTSFYRDELTGLPEMGVVARQLWRTSGLTPSEIDVGILYDHFTPFVLMQLEEFGFCGPGEAADFVAAGALPLNTHGGQLGEAYLHGMNGIAEAVRQIRGTSVNQMPGAARTLVTAGTGVPTSGLILGTDG; this is encoded by the coding sequence ATGAGCGTCCGCGGCAGGGACACGCTCGGAGGGCGGGCGGCCGTCGTCGGCATCGGGGCGACCGAGTTCTCCAAGGACTCGGGCCGCAGCGAGCTCTCCCTCGCCGTCGAGGCCGTGCGCGCGGCCCTCGACGACGCCGGGCTCACGCCCGCCGACGTCGACGGCCTCGTCACCTTCACGATGGACACCAACCCCGAGATCACCGTCGCCCAGGCGTCCGGCATCGGCGAGCTCTCGTTCTTCTCCCGGGTGCACTACGGGGGCGGCGCCGCCTGCGCCACCGTGCAGCAGGCCGCGCTCGCCGTCGCCTCCGGGATCGCCGAGGTCGTCGTCTGCTACCGGGCGTTCAACGAGCGCTCGGGGCGGCGGTTCGGCTCCGGCGTGCAGCAGCGCGAGCCCTCCGCCGAGGGCGCCGCGCTCGGCTGGCAGCTGCCCTTCGGGCTGCTCACCCCGGCCTCCTGGGTCGCCATGGCCGCGCAGCGGTACCTGCACGCGTACGGGCTCACGCCGGACGCCTTCGGGCACGTGGCGGTGACGGACCGGAAGTACGCGGCGACCAACCCCGCCGCGTACTTCCACGGCAAGCCGATCACCCTCGCCGACCACGCCGCCTCCCGCTGGATCGTCGAACCCCTCCGGCTCCTCGACTGCTGCCAGGAGACCGACGGCGGCCAGGCGATCGTCGTCACCTCCGTCGAACGCGCCCGCGACCTGCCGCGCCCGCCCGCCGTGATCCTGGCGGCGGCCCAGGGCGCCGGGCGGAAACAGGAGGCCATGACCAGCTTCTACCGGGACGAGCTGACCGGGCTGCCGGAGATGGGCGTGGTGGCACGGCAGCTCTGGCGGACCTCGGGGCTCACGCCCTCCGAGATCGACGTGGGCATCCTCTACGACCACTTCACCCCGTTCGTGCTCATGCAGCTGGAGGAGTTCGGCTTCTGCGGGCCGGGGGAGGCGGCCGACTTCGTCGCGGCCGGGGCGCTTCCGCTGAACACCCACGGGGGGCAGCTCGGCGAGGCGTACCTCCACGGCATGAACGGCATAGCGGAGGCGGTACGGCAGATCCGCGGCACCTCCGTGAACCAGATGCCCGGCGCGGCCCGGACCTTGGTCACGGCGGGCACCGGGGTTCCCACGTCCGGGTTGATCCTGGGCACGGACGGCTGA
- a CDS encoding bifunctional MaoC family dehydratase N-terminal/OB-fold nucleic acid binding domain-containing protein yields MSGTDSGTDAADALYERLVAFVGRSAATAGTGRDPVNLPMIRHWCEAMGDTHPAYTGPDAVAPPTMLQAWTMGGLSGHTDRSSAYEELFALLDGAGYTSVVATDCEQEYLRPLRPGDEIGFDTVIESVSERKTTKLGTGHFVTTRTDVRAGGELAGTHRFRILKYAPAARPSPKAEKPRRPRPVVNRDNAGFWEGVAGHRLLIQRCGECASLRFPWLPGCAECGSREWDTVEASGEGTVYSYVVMHHPAFPAFDPPYAVGLIELAEGVRMISNVVGVPYDKVRIGMPVRLEFLRVDEELELPVFRAGGED; encoded by the coding sequence GTGAGCGGTACGGACAGCGGTACGGATGCGGCCGATGCGTTGTACGAGCGGCTCGTGGCCTTCGTCGGGCGGTCCGCCGCCACCGCCGGCACCGGGAGGGACCCGGTCAACCTGCCGATGATCAGGCACTGGTGCGAGGCCATGGGGGACACCCACCCCGCCTACACCGGGCCGGACGCCGTCGCGCCCCCGACCATGCTCCAGGCCTGGACGATGGGCGGCCTCTCCGGGCACACGGACCGGTCCTCGGCGTACGAGGAGCTGTTCGCCCTCCTCGACGGCGCCGGATACACCTCGGTGGTCGCGACCGACTGCGAGCAGGAGTACCTGCGGCCGCTCCGCCCGGGCGACGAGATCGGCTTCGACACCGTCATCGAGTCCGTGTCGGAGCGCAAGACCACCAAGCTCGGCACCGGGCACTTCGTGACGACCCGGACGGACGTCCGGGCGGGCGGCGAACTCGCGGGCACGCACCGCTTCCGCATCCTCAAGTACGCGCCCGCCGCCCGGCCGTCCCCCAAGGCCGAGAAGCCCCGCCGCCCCCGGCCCGTCGTCAACCGGGACAACGCCGGCTTCTGGGAGGGCGTGGCCGGGCACCGGCTGCTCATCCAGCGCTGCGGCGAGTGCGCGAGCCTCCGCTTCCCCTGGCTGCCGGGGTGCGCCGAGTGCGGTTCGCGGGAGTGGGACACCGTCGAGGCGAGCGGCGAGGGGACCGTCTACTCGTACGTGGTGATGCATCATCCGGCCTTCCCGGCCTTCGACCCTCCTTACGCGGTCGGGCTGATCGAGCTCGCCGAGGGCGTGCGGATGATCAGCAACGTGGTGGGGGTGCCGTACGACAAGGTGCGGATCGGGATGCCCGTACGCCTTGAGTTCCTGCGGGTCGACGAGGAGCTTGAGCTTCCCGTCTTCCGCGCGGGCGGGGAGGACTGA
- a CDS encoding SigE family RNA polymerase sigma factor, translated as MTPPPSGPVCAGASQYASYPTFTSYVRARGPVLLRTARSLTANPSDAEDLLQTALAKTFMAWERIEDHRALDGYVRRALLNTRTSQWRKRKVDEFVCEELPEPAGLPEPDPAERQVLHDAMWRAILKLPERQRQMVVLRYYEDLSEAQTAEVLGVSVGTVKSAVSRALGKLREDPELTPVR; from the coding sequence ATGACTCCGCCACCCTCTGGCCCCGTCTGCGCCGGTGCCTCGCAGTACGCGTCGTACCCGACCTTCACCTCGTACGTACGGGCGCGTGGGCCCGTCCTCCTGCGCACCGCGCGCTCCCTCACCGCCAACCCCTCGGACGCGGAGGACCTCCTCCAGACCGCGCTCGCCAAGACCTTCATGGCCTGGGAGCGCATCGAGGACCACCGCGCCCTGGACGGCTACGTCCGCCGCGCGCTGCTGAACACGCGGACGTCGCAGTGGCGCAAGCGCAAGGTCGACGAGTTCGTGTGCGAGGAGCTGCCCGAGCCCGCCGGCCTCCCGGAGCCGGACCCGGCCGAGCGGCAGGTGCTGCACGACGCGATGTGGCGCGCGATCCTGAAGCTGCCGGAGCGGCAGCGCCAGATGGTGGTCCTGCGGTACTACGAGGACCTCAGCGAGGCCCAGACGGCCGAGGTGCTCGGGGTGTCGGTCGGGACGGTCAAGAGCGCGGTGTCCCGGGCGCTCGGCAAGCTCCGCGAGGACCCGGAGCTGACGCCCGTACGGTGA
- a CDS encoding ATP-binding protein, with protein sequence MPHHTWIGRFPVQAIGASTPWRGAKEVSGVALVVAQEVPTSSSMAVPHGPAGVGEARHRMRDELYRSGVAESVVDDAVLILSELLSNACRYGRPLGHAERGEGDVRAAWRVDPAGGLRVEVTDGGGPTRPVPSTPSVTARGGRGLNIIGALAQDWGVRDSATGEVTVWVVVTEGHRREDFATRVGGGSGFDFLDAYDDLD encoded by the coding sequence GTGCCTCATCACACGTGGATTGGCCGGTTTCCGGTCCAGGCCATTGGGGCATCCACACCGTGGCGTGGGGCAAAGGAGGTCTCGGGGGTGGCGTTGGTGGTGGCACAGGAGGTGCCCACGTCGTCGAGCATGGCCGTACCCCATGGCCCTGCGGGCGTGGGGGAAGCGCGACACCGGATGCGGGACGAGCTGTACCGCAGCGGGGTGGCCGAATCGGTCGTCGACGACGCGGTACTGATCCTTTCCGAGCTGCTCAGCAATGCCTGTCGGTACGGCAGGCCGCTGGGGCACGCGGAGCGGGGCGAAGGCGATGTGCGGGCGGCCTGGCGGGTCGACCCGGCGGGCGGCCTGCGGGTCGAGGTGACCGACGGCGGTGGTCCGACCCGGCCCGTCCCGTCGACGCCCTCGGTCACCGCACGGGGCGGCCGCGGGCTGAACATCATCGGCGCGCTGGCCCAGGACTGGGGCGTACGGGACAGCGCGACCGGCGAGGTCACCGTCTGGGTGGTGGTCACCGAGGGACACCGCCGCGAGGACTTCGCGACGCGCGTCGGCGGCGGCTCCGGCTTCGACTTCCTCGACGCGTACGACGATCTGGACTGA